One window from the genome of Enterobacter asburiae encodes:
- a CDS encoding cytoplasmic protein, translated as MKKEVKNNDVYLTLDDKKSDEFILKQNLDALRNTKNDEMTRITQDLVSIPATLVRLKWQNRRDIYPLQVKEEIYGAVMNAIIEQRPELKEKLLGRLEANYQYLLAREIATLRLTRKLSDGEYRTSNVTCVALDEDALASGTSAPSEPKS; from the coding sequence GTGAAAAAAGAAGTTAAAAATAACGACGTTTATTTGACTTTAGATGATAAAAAAAGTGATGAATTTATCTTAAAGCAAAATCTCGACGCACTAAGAAACACAAAAAATGACGAGATGACGCGTATTACACAAGACCTGGTATCGATCCCGGCGACGCTGGTTCGTCTGAAATGGCAGAATCGCCGCGATATTTATCCGCTACAGGTCAAAGAAGAAATTTACGGTGCCGTGATGAACGCCATCATTGAACAGCGGCCAGAACTGAAAGAGAAGCTTCTCGGACGTCTTGAGGCCAATTATCAGTATCTGCTTGCCAGAGAAATCGCCACCCTGCGCCTGACGCGCAAGCTGTCAGACGGTGAGTACCGTACTTCAAACGTCACCTGCGTTGCGCTGGATGAGGACGCGCTGGCGTCTGGCACCAGCGCCCCCTCCGAACCAAAAAGCTAG
- a CDS encoding ESA_00282 family adhesion-associated protein, producing MNSIFFTVITLLLLTAGVLLLMQEFNKTKVSKDTSEPPQPELMTKEEGEDHFSVLMNSVTPVWYWRVNHEYIDFLHATIKRMKMSEINDTPGLFEAQRRCSDLNSAVYKYYDNIKKRCLNGEKVSYSDLDVLNLRQCFREFSLEAYPELVALVWPEYARPEVNPDNV from the coding sequence ATGAACAGCATCTTTTTTACGGTCATCACATTACTATTACTGACCGCTGGTGTTCTTTTATTGATGCAGGAGTTCAATAAAACGAAAGTGTCGAAAGACACCAGTGAACCCCCGCAACCTGAACTGATGACAAAAGAGGAAGGTGAAGACCATTTCTCTGTATTGATGAACTCCGTTACGCCTGTCTGGTACTGGCGGGTGAACCACGAATATATCGACTTTTTACACGCGACAATTAAACGCATGAAAATGTCGGAAATTAATGACACGCCCGGTCTGTTTGAGGCGCAGCGTCGCTGTAGCGACCTGAATTCAGCAGTGTATAAATATTATGACAATATCAAAAAGCGCTGTCTTAACGGCGAGAAGGTCTCTTATTCCGATCTGGACGTATTAAATTTGCGGCAGTGTTTTCGTGAGTTCAGCCTGGAAGCCTATCCTGAGCTGGTGGCGCTTGTCTGGCCGGAGTACGCACGTCCCGAGGTTAACCCGGACAACGTCTGA
- a CDS encoding TIGR00645 family protein yields the protein MERFFENAMYASRWILAPVYFGLSLALVALTIKFFQEIWHVLPNIFSIAEADLILVLLSLVDMTLVGGLLVMVMFSGYENFVSQLDIDERKEKLSWLGKMDASSLKNKVAASIVAISSIHLLRVFMDAKNVPDNKLMWYVIIHLTFVLSAFVMGYLDKISKK from the coding sequence ATGGAACGCTTTTTTGAAAATGCCATGTACGCCTCTCGCTGGATACTGGCCCCCGTCTATTTTGGCCTTTCGCTGGCACTTGTCGCGCTGACGATTAAGTTCTTTCAGGAAATCTGGCATGTTCTGCCGAACATTTTTTCCATTGCCGAAGCGGATTTGATTCTGGTTCTGCTGTCGCTGGTGGATATGACCCTGGTGGGCGGGCTGCTGGTGATGGTGATGTTCTCCGGCTACGAGAATTTTGTCTCCCAGCTTGATATCGACGAGCGTAAAGAGAAGCTCAGCTGGCTCGGCAAAATGGATGCTTCGTCGCTGAAGAATAAGGTGGCCGCGTCGATTGTGGCGATCTCCTCTATCCACCTGTTGCGCGTGTTTATGGACGCGAAGAACGTGCCGGATAACAAACTGATGTGGTACGTCATCATCCACCTGACGTTTGTGCTGTCTGCGTTTGTGATGGGGTATCTGGATAAGATCAGTAAGAAGTAA
- a CDS encoding aldo/keto reductase, giving the protein MSWYPDATRYEHMQYRYCGKSGLRLPALSLGLWHSFGHVQPLDAQRALLRKAFDLGITHFDLANNYGPPAGSAEENFGRLLREDFAAYRDELIISTKAGYDMWPGPYGSGGSRKYLLASLDQSLKRLGVEYVDIFYSHRVDENTPMEETASALAHAVQSGKALYVGISSYSTERTQKMAELLREWKIPLLIHQPSYNLLNRWVDKTGLLDALEANGTGCIAFTPLAQGLLTGKYLNGIPEGSRMQREGNKARGLTQKMLTEANLSSLRLLNEMAHARGQTMAQMALSWLLKDARVTSVLIGASRPEQLEENVQALENLRFTEDELKRIDQHVADGELNLWQASSDK; this is encoded by the coding sequence ATGTCCTGGTACCCTGACGCTACCCGCTATGAACATATGCAGTACCGCTACTGTGGAAAGAGCGGTCTGCGCCTGCCCGCCCTGTCACTGGGACTGTGGCATAGCTTCGGCCACGTCCAGCCTCTTGATGCCCAGCGCGCACTGCTGCGAAAAGCCTTCGACCTCGGCATCACCCATTTCGATCTCGCCAATAACTATGGCCCGCCGGCAGGTAGCGCGGAAGAAAATTTCGGCCGCCTGCTGCGTGAGGACTTTGCCGCGTACCGCGACGAGCTGATTATCTCCACCAAGGCGGGTTACGACATGTGGCCAGGGCCGTACGGTTCGGGCGGTTCACGCAAATATCTGCTCGCCAGCCTCGACCAGAGCCTGAAGCGTCTGGGCGTCGAGTACGTGGACATTTTCTACTCCCACCGCGTGGATGAAAACACGCCGATGGAAGAGACGGCCTCTGCGCTGGCCCACGCCGTGCAGAGCGGCAAAGCGCTGTATGTGGGCATTTCCTCCTACTCGACCGAGCGCACACAAAAAATGGCCGAGCTGTTGCGCGAGTGGAAGATCCCGCTGCTGATCCACCAGCCGTCTTATAACCTGCTTAACCGCTGGGTCGATAAGACCGGCTTGCTGGATGCGCTGGAAGCAAACGGTACGGGGTGTATTGCCTTTACCCCGCTGGCGCAGGGTCTGCTAACCGGAAAATACCTGAACGGTATTCCTGAGGGTTCCCGCATGCAGCGCGAAGGGAATAAAGCGCGCGGCCTGACGCAGAAGATGCTGACTGAGGCCAACCTGAGCAGTCTGCGTTTACTGAATGAGATGGCGCATGCCCGTGGTCAAACCATGGCGCAGATGGCGCTAAGCTGGCTGCTGAAAGATGCGCGAGTGACGTCCGTGCTGATTGGCGCAAGCCGCCCGGAACAGCTGGAAGAGAATGTTCAGGCGCTGGAAAACCTGCGCTTTACGGAAGACGAACTCAAGCGGATTGACCAGCATGTTGCGGATGGGGAGTTAAATCTGTGGCAGGCGTCGTCGGATAAATAG
- a CDS encoding methyl-accepting chemotaxis protein yields the protein MNMLRNFTIRFVMLTILGIFCLMWAGVGLYSTWSLSRVTDGNEVDRQLVKQMTVLSQGNDQYFRFVTRLSRAMEVKAAGGTPDLASAQQALDNMGKKLAEMKAISPGPMDEQVSSRVIGTWQALLEQGVTPQMQQAKLESLEGYRQQANNVTPPLSRAFGAAAEEFNNAAAKSLDSTRVVVDGLTSMTRTVIIVATIIGLLILLFTDRYLVAMLVKPLDRIRQQFRQIAQGDLSQPIEPFGRNCVGQLVPLLSAMQDSLREAVSTIRSGSENIWRGATEISSGNNDLSSRTEEQAAALEETAASMEQLTATVKLNAESARQASQLADVASTTASRGGSLVEEVVTTMSGISESSKKIAEITNVINSIAFQTNILALNAAVEAARAGEQGRGFAVVAGEVRNLASRSANAAKEIEGLITDSVSRVEQGAQLVSDTGTTMDAILRDVTEVTTIMKQIASASEEQSKGISQVGIAITQMDGVTQQNASLVEEVSAAAAALERQTEDLQRSVQKFRLTA from the coding sequence ATGAATATGCTCCGTAATTTCACGATCCGCTTCGTCATGCTGACGATTCTCGGGATCTTTTGTTTAATGTGGGCGGGTGTTGGCTTGTACAGCACCTGGTCCCTTTCTCGCGTAACGGATGGCAATGAAGTCGATCGCCAGCTGGTTAAACAGATGACGGTACTCAGCCAGGGCAACGATCAGTATTTCCGCTTTGTGACCCGTCTGAGCCGCGCAATGGAAGTTAAAGCCGCAGGCGGCACGCCGGATTTGGCCTCTGCCCAACAGGCGCTGGATAACATGGGCAAGAAACTGGCCGAGATGAAAGCCATTTCCCCTGGCCCAATGGATGAGCAGGTCTCTTCCCGGGTGATCGGCACCTGGCAGGCGCTGCTCGAACAGGGCGTCACGCCGCAAATGCAGCAGGCAAAGCTGGAGTCTCTGGAAGGGTATCGTCAGCAGGCCAACAACGTCACGCCACCGCTGAGCCGGGCATTCGGCGCGGCCGCTGAGGAATTTAACAATGCTGCCGCGAAGTCGCTCGACAGCACCCGCGTGGTGGTGGACGGCCTGACCAGCATGACCCGCACGGTGATAATCGTCGCCACGATTATCGGCCTGCTGATCCTGCTCTTCACCGACCGCTACCTGGTGGCGATGCTGGTCAAACCGCTGGACCGCATTCGCCAGCAGTTCCGCCAGATTGCCCAGGGCGATCTCAGCCAGCCCATTGAGCCGTTTGGCCGCAACTGCGTGGGGCAACTGGTGCCGCTGCTGAGCGCCATGCAGGACAGCCTGCGCGAAGCGGTCAGCACGATTCGCTCCGGCAGTGAAAATATCTGGCGCGGCGCGACGGAAATCTCCAGCGGTAACAACGATCTCTCTTCCCGTACCGAAGAGCAGGCGGCTGCGCTGGAAGAGACGGCAGCCAGCATGGAACAGCTGACCGCCACGGTGAAACTGAACGCGGAAAGCGCGCGTCAGGCCAGCCAGCTGGCCGATGTGGCCTCAACCACCGCCAGCCGCGGCGGCTCGCTGGTGGAAGAGGTGGTAACTACCATGAGCGGGATTTCGGAAAGCTCGAAGAAAATTGCTGAAATCACCAACGTGATCAACAGCATTGCCTTCCAGACCAATATCCTGGCACTCAATGCGGCGGTTGAAGCGGCGCGCGCGGGTGAACAGGGGCGTGGTTTCGCGGTCGTGGCAGGTGAAGTTCGCAACCTGGCAAGCCGCAGCGCCAACGCGGCCAAAGAGATTGAGGGACTGATTACCGACTCCGTTTCCCGCGTAGAGCAGGGGGCGCAGCTGGTGAGCGACACCGGCACCACCATGGATGCGATTTTGCGTGACGTGACGGAGGTGACGACCATCATGAAGCAAATCGCTTCCGCCTCCGAAGAGCAAAGCAAGGGCATTTCGCAGGTCGGGATTGCCATTACCCAGATGGACGGCGTGACCCAGCAAAACGCCTCGCTGGTGGAAGAGGTTTCCGCGGCGGCGGCGGCGCTGGAGCGCCAGACCGAAGATCTTCAGCGCTCGGTGCAGAAGTTCCGCCTGACGGCATAA
- a CDS encoding helix-turn-helix transcriptional regulator encodes MDSTPSVNRVILFEPRALVRDGICFILRNQKCEIVHCSSLEQLTEALCDQTEARKFLFAGIGGLGNMLPGFIRILHYTRSMPLTSFAYLPSQDALLAKMFMGAGADFCILEGDPGSSLLTQLSEPEDTQRRDERLSSAELNVLLDYACGMQTREIAKHRKCSYKTVFTFKRNARLRLNIENGSGWRRLMLLLSQLISLYE; translated from the coding sequence ATGGATAGCACTCCTTCGGTTAACCGGGTCATTCTTTTCGAGCCTCGGGCATTAGTACGCGATGGGATATGTTTCATTTTACGCAATCAAAAGTGTGAGATTGTCCACTGTTCGTCTTTGGAACAACTTACCGAAGCGCTTTGCGATCAAACCGAGGCCCGAAAGTTCCTCTTTGCAGGTATCGGCGGTCTTGGAAATATGCTCCCAGGCTTTATCCGCATCTTGCATTATACCCGGTCAATGCCATTGACCTCTTTTGCTTATTTGCCCTCTCAGGATGCGTTGTTAGCAAAGATGTTTATGGGAGCAGGGGCCGATTTTTGCATTCTGGAAGGTGATCCTGGAAGCTCGCTGCTCACGCAGCTTAGTGAGCCCGAAGACACTCAACGTCGCGATGAGCGACTCTCATCAGCAGAGCTTAATGTGTTGTTAGATTACGCATGTGGCATGCAAACGCGGGAAATTGCTAAACATCGCAAGTGTAGCTACAAAACGGTATTTACTTTTAAGCGTAATGCCCGCCTGCGGCTGAACATAGAGAACGGTTCCGGATGGAGACGCTTAATGTTACTTCTTTCTCAGCTCATCTCACTTTATGAATGA
- a CDS encoding helix-turn-helix domain-containing protein, with product MLAFQVCYIADPGIYLSGIRKCLDNVVRHQPGWGYCLSPYLFNENDDIHLLIIDATPYKTINDIPVAVLVLLKRKSTLILVKALQKTLLEQLEKAHSCSVLCVDEMTFHMWDIIETMTHNKRYLSPLVMRVGQQRDPEEDIVLTPSEYRIMKYYAQGFSGVEMSKRLFRSEKTISSHKRRIMKKLGAKTDIELSRKIYTLRNKLRSVGV from the coding sequence ATGCTTGCATTTCAGGTATGCTATATTGCTGATCCAGGTATTTACCTGTCTGGTATACGAAAATGTCTGGACAATGTTGTTCGCCATCAGCCGGGCTGGGGGTACTGTTTGTCCCCTTATCTTTTTAATGAAAATGACGATATACATCTTCTTATTATAGATGCTACCCCCTACAAAACGATTAATGATATTCCGGTTGCTGTGTTGGTTTTATTAAAACGTAAATCAACGTTAATACTGGTTAAAGCATTACAGAAAACGCTCCTTGAACAACTTGAGAAAGCGCATTCCTGCTCTGTGTTATGTGTCGATGAAATGACTTTCCACATGTGGGATATCATTGAAACGATGACGCATAATAAACGTTACCTTAGCCCTTTGGTGATGCGTGTCGGACAACAACGTGACCCAGAAGAAGACATTGTGCTCACGCCTTCTGAATACCGAATCATGAAATATTACGCCCAAGGCTTTAGTGGGGTTGAAATGTCGAAACGCTTATTCCGGAGCGAGAAAACGATCAGCAGCCATAAACGCAGGATCATGAAAAAGCTTGGGGCTAAGACTGACATTGAGCTTAGCCGAAAAATTTATACGCTGAGAAATAAGCTACGTTCTGTGGGCGTCTGA
- a CDS encoding glycine zipper domain-containing protein codes for MKLIKTTLVISALIFSTSGMAIDKTAAGAVAGAAIGAATGKDLKSTVGGAVVGAGAGAMFKNGEKGKAARKGGAVGAAVGAGAAAVTGKSVLKGAAVGAGSGALIGEATH; via the coding sequence ATGAAACTTATTAAAACAACGCTGGTTATCAGCGCCCTCATTTTTTCCACCTCGGGAATGGCCATCGACAAAACCGCCGCTGGCGCGGTAGCAGGGGCTGCCATTGGCGCGGCCACGGGCAAAGATCTGAAATCGACCGTTGGCGGTGCCGTCGTGGGCGCAGGCGCCGGTGCCATGTTCAAAAACGGTGAGAAAGGCAAAGCCGCGCGTAAAGGTGGTGCGGTAGGTGCTGCAGTGGGCGCAGGTGCCGCGGCGGTTACCGGCAAGAGCGTGCTGAAAGGTGCGGCCGTTGGTGCCGGTTCAGGCGCGCTGATTGGTGAAGCGACGCACTGA
- the yghU gene encoding glutathione-dependent disulfide-bond oxidoreductase, which yields MSDNTYQPPKVWEWKKNGGGAFANINRPISGATHEKELPVGSHPLQLYSLGTPNGQKVTIMLEELLALGVTGAEYDAWLIRIGEGDQFSSGFVDVNPNSKIPALRDHSTNPPTRVFESGNILLYLAEKFGHFLPKDPAGRTETLNWLFWLQGAAPFLGGGFGHFYNYAPVKIEYAIDRFTMEAKRLFDVLDKQLARGRYVAGEEYTIADIAIWPWFGCVALGSVYNAAEFLDAEKYANVQRWAKDVANRHAVKRGRIVNRTSGELNEQLHERHAASDFETNTEDKRQA from the coding sequence ATGTCAGACAACACGTATCAGCCACCAAAAGTGTGGGAATGGAAAAAGAACGGCGGCGGCGCGTTCGCCAACATCAACCGCCCGATCTCCGGCGCGACGCATGAGAAAGAACTGCCCGTGGGCTCCCACCCGCTGCAGCTCTACTCTCTGGGGACTCCGAACGGTCAGAAAGTGACGATCATGCTCGAAGAGCTGCTGGCGCTGGGCGTGACGGGCGCGGAGTATGACGCCTGGTTGATCCGCATTGGCGAGGGCGATCAGTTCTCCAGCGGGTTTGTAGACGTGAACCCGAACTCGAAAATACCGGCGCTGCGTGATCACTCCACGAACCCGCCAACGCGCGTATTTGAATCCGGCAATATCCTGCTCTACCTGGCAGAGAAATTCGGCCACTTCCTGCCGAAGGATCCGGCGGGACGCACCGAGACGCTGAACTGGCTGTTCTGGCTGCAGGGCGCGGCGCCGTTCCTCGGCGGCGGTTTTGGCCACTTCTACAACTATGCCCCGGTGAAAATTGAGTACGCGATTGACCGCTTCACCATGGAAGCCAAACGCCTGTTCGACGTGCTGGATAAACAGCTGGCGCGCGGTCGCTACGTGGCGGGTGAAGAGTACACCATCGCAGATATCGCCATCTGGCCGTGGTTCGGCTGCGTGGCGCTGGGCAGCGTGTATAACGCCGCCGAGTTCCTGGATGCAGAGAAGTACGCTAACGTGCAGCGCTGGGCGAAAGACGTGGCGAACCGCCATGCCGTTAAGCGCGGACGCATCGTTAACCGCACCAGCGGCGAGCTGAACGAGCAGCTTCACGAACGCCACGCGGCGAGCGACTTCGAGACGAATACCGAAGACAAACGTCAGGCGTGA
- a CDS encoding ABC transporter substrate-binding protein produces the protein MRKLLLSAVVVSLALGLAGCDDAKNKETNSAAAAKSDAPKEGGSLIIGITSGDPLAVNPLYASDRTTLTIMQALYAPLYSFNNGNIEWGLAESLTPSADNLSYTLTLKPNLKWQDGQPLTADDVVFTFNKLLDAKQHSFFRSMFTYGGKPVEVSKVDERTVKFTLPQVSAAFTGTLVQIYPIPQHVFAGEGDLEKSTKNDAPVGSGPFKFKEYRAGQYYALTRFDDYWNGKAKLDSVTYRFAKDSNAANLALQNGEINLKMVDPQDVNRLKNTGKFDFVVYPEGRLAYMTFNQNVPVMKSKALRQAIAYAINKDELTQTAFTSLDYAKPATSFLTPDTLYKTDDVEQYKFDLQKAKDLLKTSGAPDNLKLRLAYVNTNKTQESMALYIQQALKGIGVNVELMPLDSNAMSQRSLDMNNTAWELNLGGYIMGSEPDGYKSLFMSNEAYNYAHYKNPQFDALWDKGAVETDAAKRADIYKQIQQTVANDMTYYPIAYTNATVAVDKRFGGTQEAEPKPVYLFQDLSKIYQK, from the coding sequence ATGCGCAAGCTTCTGTTATCGGCAGTGGTGGTTTCGCTCGCGTTAGGCCTGGCTGGCTGTGATGATGCGAAAAATAAAGAGACAAACAGTGCGGCTGCGGCAAAAAGCGACGCGCCAAAAGAGGGCGGTTCGCTGATTATCGGTATTACCTCCGGCGACCCGTTAGCCGTTAATCCGCTCTATGCCAGTGACCGTACGACGTTAACGATCATGCAGGCGCTCTATGCCCCGCTGTACAGCTTTAATAACGGCAACATTGAGTGGGGCCTGGCGGAAAGCCTGACGCCCTCCGCCGACAACCTGAGCTACACCCTGACGTTAAAACCCAACCTCAAATGGCAGGACGGACAGCCGCTGACGGCGGACGACGTGGTCTTCACCTTCAATAAGCTGCTGGATGCCAAGCAGCACAGCTTCTTCCGCAGCATGTTTACCTACGGCGGCAAGCCTGTTGAGGTGAGCAAGGTTGATGAGCGCACTGTTAAGTTCACCTTACCGCAGGTCAGCGCTGCATTTACCGGAACTCTGGTACAGATCTACCCGATCCCGCAGCACGTGTTCGCCGGTGAAGGCGACCTGGAAAAGAGCACCAAAAACGATGCGCCGGTCGGCTCCGGGCCGTTCAAATTTAAAGAGTATCGCGCCGGGCAGTATTACGCCCTGACCCGTTTTGACGATTACTGGAACGGCAAAGCGAAGCTTGATTCGGTCACCTACCGTTTCGCCAAAGACAGCAACGCCGCCAACCTGGCGCTGCAAAACGGTGAAATCAACCTCAAGATGGTTGACCCGCAGGATGTGAACCGCCTGAAAAATACCGGTAAGTTTGACTTCGTGGTCTATCCGGAAGGCCGTCTGGCCTATATGACGTTCAACCAGAACGTGCCGGTGATGAAGAGCAAAGCGCTGCGTCAGGCTATCGCGTATGCCATCAACAAAGACGAGCTAACCCAGACCGCGTTTACCTCGCTGGACTACGCTAAACCGGCGACCTCTTTCCTGACGCCAGATACGCTTTACAAGACGGATGACGTTGAACAGTACAAATTCGATCTGCAAAAAGCCAAAGACCTGCTGAAGACGTCCGGCGCGCCGGACAACCTCAAGCTGCGCCTGGCGTATGTGAACACCAACAAAACCCAGGAGAGCATGGCGCTCTACATTCAGCAGGCGCTGAAGGGCATTGGGGTGAACGTGGAGCTGATGCCGCTGGACTCCAACGCCATGTCTCAGCGCAGCCTCGATATGAACAACACCGCATGGGAGCTGAACCTGGGCGGCTACATCATGGGCTCAGAGCCGGACGGTTATAAATCGCTGTTCATGAGCAACGAAGCCTATAACTACGCGCACTACAAAAATCCGCAGTTTGATGCCCTGTGGGATAAAGGCGCGGTGGAAACCGACGCTGCGAAACGTGCCGATATCTACAAGCAAATTCAGCAGACCGTGGCGAACGACATGACCTACTACCCGATTGCCTACACCAATGCGACCGTCGCGGTGGACAAGCGCTTCGGCGGCACCCAGGAGGCAGAGCCGAAACCGGTCTATCTGTTCCAGGATCTGTCAAAAATCTATCAGAAATAA
- a CDS encoding ABC transporter permease — translation MNTLLTRRLLQLLPMLFFISLVAFLLVKLAPGDPVAAYITPRMAPEDIERIRQSLGLDKPLVTQYVLWLKNVLQGDLGYSLIYHRPVLEMIGERIPATLGLMGASLLMAIVLAIPLGLLAGAFKHRWLDHLLNLFAYIGISVPIFWFGILLITVFAVQLNWFPSMGMRTIGMEDNGLDLLRHGVLPCIALTFYNLSSYVRYIRSNTISQLSADYVQTQLAYGATRSSILFRHVLKNVLLPVITLFGLSFGELIVGAYVTESVFSWPGMGLLGIQSIASLDYPLIMAIIMLSSMMLIVGNLIADVLYRFADPRIRTLR, via the coding sequence GTGAACACACTCCTCACGCGTCGGCTGCTGCAACTGCTGCCGATGCTGTTCTTTATTTCACTGGTGGCGTTTTTGCTGGTCAAGCTCGCGCCCGGCGATCCGGTGGCGGCGTACATTACGCCGCGCATGGCCCCGGAAGATATCGAACGTATTCGCCAGAGCCTGGGGCTGGATAAGCCGCTGGTCACGCAGTACGTCCTGTGGCTGAAAAACGTCCTGCAGGGCGATCTCGGCTATTCGCTGATTTACCACCGCCCGGTGCTGGAAATGATCGGCGAACGCATTCCGGCCACGCTGGGGCTGATGGGCGCGTCGCTGCTGATGGCGATCGTGCTGGCGATCCCGCTGGGCCTGCTGGCGGGGGCATTTAAGCACCGCTGGCTGGATCACCTGCTGAATCTGTTCGCCTATATCGGCATTTCTGTTCCGATATTCTGGTTCGGCATTTTGCTCATCACCGTTTTTGCCGTGCAACTTAACTGGTTCCCCAGCATGGGGATGCGCACCATCGGCATGGAGGACAACGGGTTGGATCTGCTGCGTCACGGCGTGCTGCCGTGTATTGCCCTCACGTTCTACAACCTCTCCAGCTATGTGCGCTACATCCGCTCCAACACCATCTCGCAGCTCTCGGCCGACTACGTGCAGACCCAGCTTGCCTACGGCGCGACGCGTTCCAGTATTCTGTTCCGCCACGTGCTGAAAAACGTCTTGCTGCCAGTGATTACCCTGTTCGGCCTGTCGTTCGGTGAGCTGATTGTGGGCGCCTATGTGACGGAAAGCGTCTTCTCCTGGCCGGGGATGGGGCTGCTCGGGATCCAGTCGATCGCCTCGCTGGACTACCCGCTGATCATGGCGATCATCATGCTCTCGTCGATGATGCTGATCGTCGGTAACCTGATCGCCGACGTGCTTTATCGCTTCGCCGATCCCCGCATTCGTACGCTGAGGTAG
- a CDS encoding ABC transporter permease has protein sequence MSRRWQQVRHQLRRNRPAQFSLFVLFIFVVAALCAGLSPYDPDRMALGARTLPPDAAHWFGTDEYGRDYFTRALYGGQISLMVGFLAMLFSTLIGTVVGTVSGYFGGWLDNLMMRAVDILMAIPAFFLLLVVNAYLKPGVDNIILIISLLTWMNMSRLVRAETLSVKEREYVLYARASGEHPLRIIARHIIPGVLPTIIVAATLNIASAILMESTLSFLGLGVQAPAASWGSMLNNAQSYIGEASWLAMFPGILILLTVFSFNVLGDVFRTAFEPGANRDE, from the coding sequence ATGAGCAGACGCTGGCAGCAGGTTCGTCACCAGCTGCGCCGCAACCGTCCGGCGCAGTTCTCCCTGTTTGTGCTTTTTATTTTCGTTGTCGCCGCGCTCTGCGCGGGGTTAAGCCCGTACGATCCGGATCGGATGGCGCTCGGCGCGCGCACGTTGCCGCCGGATGCCGCGCACTGGTTCGGTACCGACGAATACGGCCGCGACTACTTTACCCGCGCGCTGTATGGCGGCCAGATCTCCCTGATGGTCGGTTTTCTGGCGATGCTCTTTTCCACGCTGATCGGCACGGTGGTAGGAACGGTGAGCGGCTATTTTGGCGGCTGGCTGGATAACCTGATGATGCGCGCCGTGGATATCCTGATGGCCATTCCGGCCTTCTTCCTGCTGCTGGTGGTGAATGCTTACCTCAAGCCGGGCGTGGATAACATCATTCTGATTATCAGCCTGCTGACGTGGATGAACATGTCGCGTCTGGTGCGTGCTGAAACCCTGTCGGTGAAAGAGCGCGAGTACGTGCTTTATGCCCGCGCGTCGGGGGAGCATCCGCTGCGCATTATCGCGCGCCACATCATTCCCGGCGTGCTGCCGACTATTATCGTGGCGGCCACGCTCAATATCGCCTCGGCCATCCTGATGGAGTCAACCCTCAGCTTCTTAGGGCTGGGCGTGCAGGCACCTGCGGCGTCGTGGGGAAGCATGCTTAACAACGCGCAGTCTTATATTGGCGAAGCGTCGTGGCTGGCGATGTTCCCCGGCATTCTGATCCTGCTGACGGTGTTCAGCTTTAACGTGCTGGGCGATGTGTTCCGAACCGCCTTTGAGCCGGGAGCGAATCGCGATGAGTAA